The nucleotide window GGACGGGAGTGAATCTGACAACGCCAACACAACCACCGTTCAGCAGCAGAATGTATATATAAGTCGAATCGCTCCGTAGCATGACGTACACCGAGGCGGTCACACCGCCCACTCAAATGCACAATATCGGGACTCCGAGACCTAGAACGTTTGAGACACCCTGTTGAACCGCTGTGGTGTCTCGGTCAGCAAGATAACTCCGAGTCCCCTGCCGGGATAGGAGTAACGGCAGTGTGGCCCTGCCAGCGGCCTGTCATGCCGACAGGTCGTAAACCAGCAAATATCCCAACCTAACGGTGCGGTGCCGTGGGAAGCCTCGCCGTTTACGGCGAGGAGGAGGTCACACCATACTGTAGCCCTCCGTTCGTCTCGGTTGCGGCCCCCTTCAATACATGTAGTGTCTGAATCGAGGGGAGATTACATGTATAATAGATAGCCAAATGCCCATCACTCGCATCCGGACGAACGAAATGTCCGGAACGACGCTCGATTATCACAACGATTCGATCAGTCTTTCTGTTATCGAGGCGCTCGCTGCAGAGACCGGCACTGATCCGATCGAACTCGAGCCGCTATACCACGCCGTCGACCCCGAAGCACTCGACCAACTCTTTCAAGACGACGCGACCGGAGAGGCACGAGTCACCTTCGAATACGGGGGGCGCACGGTCGACGTTCGTAGTGACGGGACCATCATCGTCGATGGAACGGTCCATGAACGGTCGTAAACGCCGAAAACGACAGCCCGTTTGGACGCGGACGTTCGACCGATCCGATCAGCAACCAAGAGCCACACGCTCGACGGCCGCGGAGGGCATTCGATGACGGTCCCCTCGCCGCTTCTGCGTCGCGCCGTGGCGCGGCGATCCGCCGACCGAATCACCGTCTTGGTCGCGGCTGGCGACAGACAGCACAGCGCACACCTCGAGGCAACGCTCGATGACGACCGCTTCGCCGTCCGAACGACCTCGAGTCCGTCCACTGCGATGGATTTCGATGGGGTCGACTGTCTCGTCAGTGCATCCCCGACGGCGACCGACGACCTCCTCGAGCGAGTGAGACAACAAGTGCCCGACCTCCCGGTCGTCGTCCTCGTCGACGCGCCGGCCGCGTCGACGGCCACGCTCGAGACGATCCGCACACACCGATGGGTCGATTACGTGCTCCGCCACGACGGGAACGTCCCGGCCGAGCGCCTCGAGCACCGGATCGAGACCCTGCTCGAGCGTCGCCGACTCGAGGCGCTGTCTCGGCGCTCGTTGGCCAGCGTCGACCTCGCTCGAGATGCGATCGCAATCGCTGCTCCCGACGACGACCTCGAGTTTACGAACCGCTCGTTCGCGGTGCAGTTCGGAACCGATCGCGACGATCTTCCCGGGACCCCATGGCAGGAGCTGTTTACCGACGAGACCGTCGCGCGCCTCGAGACGGCTGCGATTCCGACCGTCGAAGACGGCTGGCGCTGGACCGGAAACGGTACCGCTCGCCGCGTCTCGGGCGAGCCCGTTTCCGTCAGACTACGACTCGTCGGCCTCGAGGACGGCAGCTTAGTGTTCGTCGTCGACACTGCCTGACGGCGAGAGCAAAAGAAAACCGTGACGACGACTCGTCCGACGTTTATGTGCCGTGGTCCCAGGAGTCCATGTAGTCGCGCTGGGTGTCGGTCAGCGAATCGAACGCGACGCCTTCGGCCTCGAGTTTGATCTCGGCGATCTCCTTGTCCAGTTCGTCGGGGACGTCGTGGACGCCCGCGCCGTACGCGTCGCCGTTTTCGACCAGTTCACGCACACAGGCCGCCTGCACGCCGAAGCTCTGATCCATCACTTCGACGGGGTGGCCAAGCGAGACGGGCGCGGCGAGGTTGACGAGACGGCCTTCGGCGACGACGTTGAGTCGGCGACCGTCCTCGAGTTCGTAGGCGTCGACGCCATCACGGGCCTCGTAGCGGTCGACCGCGAGATCGTCGAGCGCGTCGAGGTCGATCTCGATATCGAAGTGGCCCGCGTTCGCGAGCAGGACGCCATCTTGCATCTTCTCGAAGTGTTCTTCGACGATGACGTCGCGGTTGCCCGTCGTCGTCAGGAAGACGTCGCCGATTTCGGCGGCTTCGGCCATCGGCATTACGTCGTAGCCTTCCATGTGGGCCTCGAGGGCGCGGCGTGGCTCGACTTCGGTGACGATGACGTTCGCGTTCTGGCCGGCGGCCTTCTTTGCGACGCCTTTCCCACAGTAGCCAAAGCCGGAAACGACGACGTTCTTGCTGGCCCACGAGAGGTTCGTGGTCATTGCGATCGAGGCCAGCGAGGACTCGCCGGTGCCGTGGACGTTGTCGAACAGCCGCTTCATCGGCGTGTCGTTGACCGCGAAGACGGGGTATTCGAGCGCGCCATCGGCGTCCATCGCGCGCAGGCGGTGGACACCCGTGGTCGTCTCCTCGGCACCACCGATGATGCCGTCGATGAGTTCGGGGTAGTCCTCGTGGATCGCCGCGACGAGGTCCATCCCGTCGTCGACGGTGATCGTCGGCTCGTGGGCGATGACGGCCTCGATGGCGTCGTAGTACGCCTCGCCATCGACGCCGCGTTTGGCATAGCTGGTGATGTTCTCGTGGGTGTCGAGCGCCGCGCTGACGTCGTCGTGGGTCGACAGCGGGTTGCAGCCGGTGATCGCCACCTCAGCGCCACCCTCCGCGAGCGTCTCGACGAGGATCGCTGTCTTCGCTTCGACGTGCATCGCCATCGCGATGCGCTCGCCCGCGAAGGGCTGCTCGGCGACGAACTCCTCACGGACGTGCTCGAGGATGGGCATATGCTGGGCGGCCCAGTCCATCTTGCGACGACCCTCCTCCTGTGCGGATTCGAGGTCCGCCAACTGATCGCTGATCGGCGGATACGCAGATTCGGTCATACCTCGACTGAGGGGTAGCGGAGGCAAAACGCTACCGAACCAGTGACGACGCGACTCGAGGGCAGTGGCTCGAGAACGACCAGTGCTCGCGTCCGCACGGTCGTGTCTCGAGGCCTCGAGCGGCGAAAAAAGGTTCGAACGATTCGGTGTGTCGATCAGTCGCAGCCGCGTCACCGCGCCGGTCGACGGGCAGACACCGGCGATGGGATCGTGCCTCTGACGTATCGGCAAGTCGCCATCGACCGCTGTCCACGGTTCAGGTCGTTACTTCGGTCCAACGTCTTCCGGCGGTCCGCCGCCGTTACCGTTGCCTCTGCGTTCCGTTTCGGCTTCCTCTTCTTCGTCTTCGTTCTCGTCGTCAGCCTCGTCACCGTCAGCAGCGTCTTTGTCGTCCTCACCCGGTGGACCCTGAGTGCCGTTTTTGTCTTCATCCGACGGGCCACCAGCGTGTTCCGGTGGGCCCTGATTGTCTTTCGTCTCGTCACCGTCTCCCGGTGGGCCAGCGTGGCTTGGCGGGCCCGCGTGGTCGGGTGCGTTACCGGGGTTGTGCTCGACGACGAAGTTCGCGACCGTCAGGCCGAGCGGGCCGTCAGTGTCCTCCTTTGCGTCCTCGACGAACGTGGAGACGAGCGAGCCGAAAGTATCGAACTCGGCGGGCTCGAGCGTTTCCGTCATCTCGACGGATTCGTCGTCGACCGTCGCGTTAAAGAGGACCTCGACGCTCTCGTTTCCGAACGGTGCATCCAGACTCACCGTGCCGTTCTCGTCGGTCGTGTACGTTCCCGTATCGGTGTACGACGCGTTCTCGTCGACCGTCGAGACATCGACGGTCGCGTTCGGGACGGCAGTGCCGTTGTCCGTCACCGTCACGGTGACGTCGCCGTTCTGCTCGACGTCGAGAGCAAGTCCTTCCGGTTCCGGCTCGAGCATCGCCGTCGTCTCACCGGTGACGTCGACGCCCGAAGCGTTTTGGGCTGTTGCAGTAACCGTCACGTTGACCGTCTCCTCGGGTTCGATGAGGTCGACCGTGCCGTTGGCATCGGTCGAATACTCGCCCGTGCCCTCGTAGGTCGCGTTCTCATCGGTCGTCACGTTGACAGTCGCGTTCTCGACTGCGGTCTCGTTCGATTCGACCGTCACGACGGTGCCATCGACGCTTACGGTTAGCTCGTCGACATCATCGGACGGTGCATCGTTACTCGCTGCCGCCGCTGACACTGTTCCCAGCGGGGCGAATGCAGACAGGATCATAGTCGCAACCAATGCGACCACGACCAGTCGGTTTCGATTCATCTCACTCAAGACATTCAGGAGTTCGTGAATAAACCCACCCGGCAGTTCGGCACGGTTTTGGGTCGTTGAAACGGATCGAGAAAAGTTTAGAGTGTTTATAACGATACCTGAACGTTCGATTTTCGTTTAGCCAACTCGGGAGAAACCCCCTCAGTCGTCGGCGCGAGCGATCAACGCCTCGGCTTCTTCGGTGGCACGTGCTCGCACAGCGTCCTCGTCGAGCGTCAGGACCTCTCGGTCGCGCATGAGCACCTGCCCGTCACAGACGGTGTGGCGGACGTCCGACGCCGCGGCGGCGTAGGCGAGGTGGCTCACGAGATCGTGCTGTGGTGTCAAGTGGGGTTGCTTGAGGTCGATCACGGCGATGTCGGCGGGTTTGCCCGCCGCAATACGACCCGTGTCGAGGCCGATGGCGTCGGCGCTACCCTGTGTCGCCATCCTCACGACGGCTTCAGCGGGAACCGCGCTCGCATCGTCGGCGGCGAGTTTGCCGAGCATAGCCGCATCGCGGGCCTCGTCGAGCATCGAGAGGTCGTTGTTCGAGGCCGCGCCGTCGGTGCCGAGCCCGACCGTGACGCCGGCGTCGAGCAGCCGCTGGACGGGTGCCATCCCGCTGGCCAGTTTCATGTTCGAGGCTGGACAGTGGATGACGCTCGTGCCGGCCTCCGCGAGCAGGCCGATCTCGCTCTCGTCTACGTGGACGCCGTGGGCGAAGAAGTCCTCGGCCTCGAGCATTTCCTTCTCGGCGGCGTAGGCGAGCGGCCGGACGCCGTGGTTCTCGACGATCGGCGTCACTTCGTCTTCGGTCTCGTTCGCGTGGTAGTGGACAGGGACGCCGAGGTCGCGGGCCTCCGGGACGTACTCCGAGAGATACTGCCCGTCGACAGTCGTCAGCGAATGCGGCATGAACGCCGACGTGATCCGGCCGTCAGCCATGCCGTCGATCTCCGCGGCGACCTCGAGGCCTTCCTGAGCGTCCTCGTGGACTGCTTCCTCGTCTTTCCCGACGGAGATTACGCCGTGACCGAGTCGGGCTCGCAATCCCGCCTCCGCGACCACGTCCGCGATCGTCGGCACGAAGAAGTACATGTCCGCGAACGCCGTCGTCCCGGATTTGATCATCTCGAGGACGCCGAGTTCGGTGCCAGCGCGGATGGAATCAGCCGTCAGTTCGGCCTCGACGGGCCAGATGTCCTCCTGCAGCCACTCGTCGAGGGGTTTGTCGTCGGCGTGGCCACGGAGCAACGTCATGGCGACGTGACAGTGGCCGTTGACGAAGCCGGGCGCGACGAGCGAGCCCTCGGAGTCGAGGGTGTCGTCGGCATCGTCCGCGAGCTCGTCGCCGACCTCGAGGATCTCG belongs to Natronorubrum aibiense and includes:
- a CDS encoding PAS domain-containing protein; protein product: MTVPSPLLRRAVARRSADRITVLVAAGDRQHSAHLEATLDDDRFAVRTTSSPSTAMDFDGVDCLVSASPTATDDLLERVRQQVPDLPVVVLVDAPAASTATLETIRTHRWVDYVLRHDGNVPAERLEHRIETLLERRRLEALSRRSLASVDLARDAIAIAAPDDDLEFTNRSFAVQFGTDRDDLPGTPWQELFTDETVARLETAAIPTVEDGWRWTGNGTARRVSGEPVSVRLRLVGLEDGSLVFVVDTA
- a CDS encoding HalOD1 output domain-containing protein, whose amino-acid sequence is MSGTTLDYHNDSISLSVIEALAAETGTDPIELEPLYHAVDPEALDQLFQDDATGEARVTFEYGGRTVDVRSDGTIIVDGTVHERS
- a CDS encoding amidohydrolase codes for the protein MTTLAITGGKVLLPDLTVTRADVLVDQDGGEILEVGDELADDADDTLDSEGSLVAPGFVNGHCHVAMTLLRGHADDKPLDEWLQEDIWPVEAELTADSIRAGTELGVLEMIKSGTTAFADMYFFVPTIADVVAEAGLRARLGHGVISVGKDEEAVHEDAQEGLEVAAEIDGMADGRITSAFMPHSLTTVDGQYLSEYVPEARDLGVPVHYHANETEDEVTPIVENHGVRPLAYAAEKEMLEAEDFFAHGVHVDESEIGLLAEAGTSVIHCPASNMKLASGMAPVQRLLDAGVTVGLGTDGAASNNDLSMLDEARDAAMLGKLAADDASAVPAEAVVRMATQGSADAIGLDTGRIAAGKPADIAVIDLKQPHLTPQHDLVSHLAYAAAASDVRHTVCDGQVLMRDREVLTLDEDAVRARATEEAEALIARADD
- a CDS encoding adenosylhomocysteinase codes for the protein MTESAYPPISDQLADLESAQEEGRRKMDWAAQHMPILEHVREEFVAEQPFAGERIAMAMHVEAKTAILVETLAEGGAEVAITGCNPLSTHDDVSAALDTHENITSYAKRGVDGEAYYDAIEAVIAHEPTITVDDGMDLVAAIHEDYPELIDGIIGGAEETTTGVHRLRAMDADGALEYPVFAVNDTPMKRLFDNVHGTGESSLASIAMTTNLSWASKNVVVSGFGYCGKGVAKKAAGQNANVIVTEVEPRRALEAHMEGYDVMPMAEAAEIGDVFLTTTGNRDVIVEEHFEKMQDGVLLANAGHFDIEIDLDALDDLAVDRYEARDGVDAYELEDGRRLNVVAEGRLVNLAAPVSLGHPVEVMDQSFGVQAACVRELVENGDAYGAGVHDVPDELDKEIAEIKLEAEGVAFDSLTDTQRDYMDSWDHGT